A window of Roseiflexus castenholzii DSM 13941 genomic DNA:
CGCGAATACGCCGTGCTGCGCCTGCTGGCGGAGGGCGCGACCAATCGAGAGATCGCCGCAGAGCTGGGGCTGGCGGTCAAGACGGTCGAAGCGCACGTCCACGGGGTGCTGCACAAACTGCGCCAGTCATCGCGGCGCGCGGTGCAGGTTTGGGCGCAGCAGCACCGGATTATCGCATATGGGAGACCGGATGCGCAGCAGAGCCGATCCTCGGAATGAAATATGCAGTTGACCCCAAATTAAGTTATCTTTTGTCGAAGATGTTTGCGTGTGCAGTAGCGGGAGGTCTGGCAATCACGCTGCCTTTCGTTGTCATGTATGGCTATACGAGTCTCTCTCTCCCCCGAGGTCTTCCTTCGCCGGAACAATCACGCATCGTGTCCGACGCCCGGGCATTGGGACCATTCGGGGCGCTCTACCGGGAGGCGCCTGATGCGTATATCTGGAGCCTGCTGGGACTCATATTCATCTTCGGTGTGACCTACGCTATCTTTGGTCTCTCACTCTCTGCGCTGACTGAGAACAGGTATATCATTCTATCAACGCCATTCCTGATGTGTAATGTCCTTCATTTTATCCTTTCCGTCCTTGGCTTGCCGCAATGGTCACCGGGAGTTGCATTCGTTCCCCACTGGATCGACAACGTAGGCTGGATACACATCATCTCCAGTCTGAGTCTCGTGCTGCTCTCGAGTTTTATTTTGATTGGTAGAATGTCTCATTCGCTGCGATCAAACGTATGAATGTGCTGATCAGATTTGTTGTGATTGACTTAATCCAGCACATCTTCACTAAGAGATGGCTGCTCATCATTCCCGTTGTAGCAGTTGTCGCTTACTTCACGACGATGACTCTCCATCATCACAAAGATGGTAGTATCTACACGATTAACGTCTGGGATGCTTTGTTCAATACATTCGGCAATCCGAACAATATATTCTACTGTTTCAATCCGATATTTCTGTACTTCGTAAGTGATTTTCTGCCAGAGTCGGCGATAGGCGAGTCTATGCTGCTACGCCTCGGATCACGCAGGATATGGTGGGCTGGTAAGGTTATCGGTTTATCGATAGCTGCTTTTATTTATATTTTACTGCTAGTTTTGGGATCTTTCGTTCTTTTTGGTTCCACCTTTCAATGGAGCGATGGATGGAGTTCATTTGCCGTTAATAATTCATCAGATATATATAGTACGAGAAATCACACATGATCGTCCATACTTTGTCTTTCTTTGCCTTTTATCGCTGCTTTTTCTCGGATGGGTTTCACTGGGAGTACTTGTCCTTTTGGGCATTCTTGCTTTCAAATCGGCGCGATGGGGCTTCTCTATCGGTCTTGCCATCAATCTGGCGGGGCTTATCATTCACCGTTCTGAGATGTCCGGCGTCTGGACCTACATATCAATCGGCAACCATTTGCTGCTTACTTATCATTCCTTCAGTGATAGCACATCTCATTATCCTGCGCTGATGCTCTCGTATGCGTACTGGGGGGTCTGGATCGTCGTCGTATTCATTGCAGGCATGTATCTGGCTTGCTATCAGGATTTTGTTCGGAGGTCCTGAGTGGTTGGCAGAATGTTCCGCACCATTTTCTGGAATATGCTCGCAATCGTGCGTCTGCGATATGTCATTTTTACTCTGGCGTTCTTCTTGTTCTTGGGTTTCGTTAGCGCCCGTGAAGCGAGCGAGAGGGCGGTTCTGGACACTGGATCGGATCGAACCACAGTGTGGGACGCTCTTTTTGTGGCTTTTGCCGGTCCAGGGCTGCGAGACACCTCGCTGGTCCGAATGCTCGGATGGTTTCTTCCCCACCTGATTGTATGCGCTATGGTCGGCGATAAAGTCTGGCGAGACCTTTCCCAACATAACCCGGTATTTGTCGTGCGAGTCGGCTTGCGACTACACTGGTGGTTAGCTCAAGTTATCAGTGTTGTTCTGGCAACTATCGCCTATACTGTTCTGGCAATGGCGGTTGTTCTGACCATTGCAGGATCGACGCTGGAATGGTCACATCCATTTGATACGTCACTGGTTGTCACGGAAGCCCTGGAACGTCCTTTGTATGCTAACGCTGCCAACATCACGTTGTGGATGACTCTTCTGCTGATGACCACGTTTTGCACTTTCACCATCTGGCAGACGACGCTCTCGCTTATCACCCGTCTGCCAACTGTCATAACCGGCGCTTTGGCGCTCATACTGGCGTTTTCGTGGATTCTCGGCATCGACAGAAAATCCCTTGTTCCCTGGCTGCCAGGATCGCAATCGATGATTCTGCGCCATGATTTGTTCGCGCCGGACGTTGCGGGATTTTCACTCGTCTGGTCGCTGGTCTACAACGGAATCGCAATACTGGCGGCGGTATTCATCGGTCTGTTCTATACGATCAATATGGATTTTCTCGGTGAATAAGGAGCGTCTGCGATGACGGGCAATCCATACAGCCCTGCAATAGCACTGGAAGATGTTGTAAAGCATTTTGGGGATCAACCGGTGCTCAATGGGGTCAATCTGGTCGTTCCCCAGGGCGTCGTGTATGGAATCAGCGGGCATAACGGCGCCGGAAAAAGCATGTTGCTGCGCATTATTTCGGGTTTGGTTCGACCGACTGCGGGTCAGGTTCGGGTGTTTGGCGCCGCTCTATCGGCAGCGATGTCGAATTTCCGTCGATGACCGGCGTGATGATTGATAGACCCGGTTTTCTTCCGTAGTACAGCGGATTGCGCAATCTCCAACTCCTTGCGATGATTCGGAACCAGATCAGCCAGGATGAGATTGCGGCAGTCATGCAGCGCGTAGGGCTCGACTCAACGTACCGGCGACCAGTGCGCACCTATTCGATGGGAATGCGCCAGCGGCTTGGTCTGGCGCAGGCTATCATGGAATGTCCGCGCCTGTTGCTGCTCGATGAGCCGACGAATGCCATCGACCCCGATGGTCGCCAGAGCATCTATGCGTTGTTACGGGAATTGCGGGCGGAAGGCATAACGATTCTGTTGACCAGCCACAGCGCCGAGGAGTTGAACGCGCTCTGTGACAGCGTCTTCGTGATACGCAACGGCGCCCTGGCGCCGGCTTGAATTGCCAGTCGCCTGCCAGCAAACATACCGGATGCATCATTTGTAACGCGCCAGTACGTGGCATTGCGGCGCTGCGCCATTGTGGTGCGCCGTAGTAATGCAACGGCGCTACGGGTGACGTACCCTTCCCTCGTTACCCGTCCCACCTGCCACAGGCGACGTTCAACGTGCGCGCGCCCGCAGCGTTTGGGGGCGCGCCCCTACTTGCACCACATGCGGGCGGGACCCCACCTTCCACCCTCGCCTCTCGCGCCTCGTTTCTCTCTGGAAAATCCTTGCCGTTTCCCTCTTGATCTCTGCGCCAGAGGCTGCTATACTGCGAACAGGTGTTTAGCATTTCTGTTCGGAGTGTCATGCGACCGCTTCGCGAAACCCGAGAGGCGCTCAGCCTGCGTTCGACTGCTGCGTCGTCGGTTGCCGCGCCGATTGCGGTGATCGGCAGCCCCAACTCCACCACCCACTTCACCGTCGATATTCTCGAAACTGCGCGCGACCGCGCGCTCGACCACGCCTGGGTCGTCTTTGAAGTCACCGAACGGTTCAATGGCAAAGCGTATCGCAAACGCGCGCTCTGTCAGTTGGGCGGAATCGTCACGCGCAACCGCTGGCACGAGGACCCGGTGATCCGTGCGGTGATCAAGCGCCAGGGCGCGCTTCCTGCGCTTTCCGGCGAGAGCGATCTGACGGCGGCGCAACTTTCGGCGCTTGGCGTCTTTCTGCTCGATGAACAGGGGCGCGTGGTGCGCCGCACGACCCTCTCGACCCCGCCGCCGTCGGGGACGCTGGTCTACCCGGCGGACGCTGCTACGCTTCAGGACCTGGTGCATACTGAGCCGGGAATTTTCTATGCCGGGCAGTCGCCGGGGGATGGGTTGCCGGTGCCGCTCACGCTGCGCCACTTTGGTCCGACCGAACAGGGTGGGTTTGGCGAGGCGGTGATGCTCGGCATCTTCGGGCAGACGCGCAGCGGCAAGTCGATCCTGGCGGCGCAACTGCTCGCCGGATTTGCTGCCAACCCGCATATGGGCATTCTGGTGATTGATCCACAGGGTGAGTTTGGGCGCGACCGCTTCGCCGCAGGCGACCATCGCGTTGATTTCAGCATCCGTCGCCTGCTCGCCGGTCTGCGCCGGCGCCGTGAGGTGATCACGCTGACAACCGATGATGTGGCGATGGAAGGCGCGGAGGCGTTCACCGAATTGCTGCGCCGCGCCGGCTTTTTCGACAGCCTGGGGTTCAAGGGCGCCAACAAGGAACGCGAAGCTGCCGAACGGTTGGCGGGCATGCTCGCCGAACTGGCCGACTCCTCTGGTCGGCGCCGTCCTATCCGCGACCTGACAGCCGCCGATCTCCCGCTGCTCGTCAAAGACCTGGCGCGCTTCGCCGATGTGATCTATGCCACCCGTCCGGGGACTGTGCCGGGGGAAGGGCAACGCGCCGCCGATGTGCTGGCGCGCTATCACCTCGATGAAGCGCGCCTGCGCCGCCTCTGGGACGAGACGCTGCGCCGCTTCCGCACCGAACCGGACAGGCGCCAGCCGCTGTCGCAGGTGATCCAGCAGGTGCTGGCGGATCACGCAATTGTTATTCTGTCGTTCGCCCAGGAAAATGTCGCTGAGACGCCTTATTTCTTGTTGAACGAAATCTTGACCCGTTTGCGCCAGGTGATCCATCGCTCGTTCCAGGACGGGCGCGCCTCGAATGCGCTGGTGCT
This region includes:
- a CDS encoding ATP-binding cassette domain-containing protein, producing MTGNPYSPAIALEDVVKHFGDQPVLNGVNLVVPQGVVYGISGHNGAGKSMLLRIISGLVRPTAGQVRVFGAALSAAMSNFRR
- a CDS encoding ATP-binding cassette domain-containing protein codes for the protein MIRNQISQDEIAAVMQRVGLDSTYRRPVRTYSMGMRQRLGLAQAIMECPRLLLLDEPTNAIDPDGRQSIYALLRELRAEGITILLTSHSAEELNALCDSVFVIRNGALAPA
- a CDS encoding ATP-binding protein; translated protein: MRPLRETREALSLRSTAASSVAAPIAVIGSPNSTTHFTVDILETARDRALDHAWVVFEVTERFNGKAYRKRALCQLGGIVTRNRWHEDPVIRAVIKRQGALPALSGESDLTAAQLSALGVFLLDEQGRVVRRTTLSTPPPSGTLVYPADAATLQDLVHTEPGIFYAGQSPGDGLPVPLTLRHFGPTEQGGFGEAVMLGIFGQTRSGKSILAAQLLAGFAANPHMGILVIDPQGEFGRDRFAAGDHRVDFSIRRLLAGLRRRREVITLTTDDVAMEGAEAFTELLRRAGFFDSLGFKGANKEREAAERLAGMLAELADSSGRRRPIRDLTAADLPLLVKDLARFADVIYATRPGTVPGEGQRAADVLARYHLDEARLRRLWDETLRRFRTEPDRRQPLSQVIQQVLADHAIVILSFAQENVAETPYFLLNEILTRLRQVIHRSFQDGRASNALVLLDEAHLFAGEHADDTGDGARTRSLLAQSIRMTGKYGVGWMFITQTLHDFDKTILRQLQVKIFGQGFKLGADREYVETELGREGFARYCSLPDPKRTGRYTFMVTGPIVALGSLGTPLVLQGFRSVDDLMRANGHVFDVGGA